A window of Bacillus sp. DX3.1 genomic DNA:
GGTATGTTACAAACCGAATATATTTTGGTATTAGGCAGAATGCCTTTGGCTCGCTTTTGAAAATTCTTAGGAGTTTCACTGAAACAAATTTTCTTACTATTCTCCCTAAGTCTGTTTTTGATGGATTTGAGAAGAGTGTAGCAAATCTCTGTCAAATCAATGTATATTTTGGTAGCATATTTGTAATAATTTTGTATGCCAATAAGGGTAGTGTTGTATCTTATCACAGCTTCCGCTGTTGGGTTTCTCTGTATCTCTTTAATTTTGTCCCTGAGGATTCGTTTAGTCTTTTGTATGGCTTTATCTGTCATACTAGTTTTGGCAACATACCCATGTCTTGATTGTTTTTGTTGGACTAGTTTGACCTTGAATCCTAAGAAGATAGACGAATTCTTTTTGAGATTTACAACCTTAGATTTCTCTGTGTTTACATCGAGTCCAAGGCGCTTCTTGAGAAAATCAACAGTGGCATAATAGAATTTCTTTGCATCTGTATATGATTTACACATTATTTTAAAATCGTCTGCGTAACGCACAATATGTCCACCTTTAAGATTTCTATTCTTGCGTGCCCACACAAGCCATCCTGGTGACAATTTTGCATTCTTGGGAGTAAAGTTCTCCCATTGGTTACAAATCCACCAATCCAGTTCATTAAGTACGATATTGGAGAGTAATGGTGAAATAATACCACCTTGCGGTGTACCTTTAGTAGGAATTCCCTCCCCATGGATTTCAGATTTGAGAATTTTTGATATCACACATAGAAGTGATTTATCTCTGATTCCCAGTGTCCACATCTGCTTTAAGAGTTTTCCATGATTGACATTATCAAAGAATCCTTTGATATCAATATCTACACAGTAATGGTTGCGATATATATTCATAAGACTAACCATACGACTTAAGGCATGATGTGTACTTCTGCTTGGTCTAAATCCATAACTATGGTTATAGAATTTTGCTTCACAGATAGGTTCCAAGACTTGTAATATACTTTGTTGGACTAACCTATCCCAAATGGTAGGGATACCTAGGGGACGTGTTTTGTTACTTCCCTCTTTAGGAATATTTACTCTCCTAACAGCGTTAGGACGATATCGTTGTAGTCTGCTTCTGACCTGCTTAATAATTTGTGAGTCATTCAGATGCCAAATGTCTTTGATTGTTAATCCGTCTACGCCAGCTGTTTTACTACCCTTATTAGTTTTGATGTTTCTATATGCTAATCTAATATTTTCTTCTGAACCAATAATGTCCATTAACTTATAGAAATTGTTACCATTGAGACTTTGCGAATATAGTTCGTCATATTGAGATTGCATGTCGTAATATTCGTTATGTCTAAGTTTGGTTTTCTTCAACATGGGCTGTAGCCTCCTTTCTTGCAAGAAGCACTACATCTCTTAGTCTTACCCGAATCCATGCTAACCGTTGGTAACTGTTCAGTCTTCAATCGACTAGTGGCTATCCCTCCACGTTCGTTAGACGCTTCATCGGTACTGTGCCACCACTTTCACTACCATAAATCTAGGTTATATATCGGACTAATATCATCCGTACTTTCCCTAGAAACGTTTCATCGGAAGCAAGCCCTCCGCGTTGGTAGCTTACCACGTTCCGTCATTCTTATCTGTGCATATACACTTTTAGGTTTCTCCTATAAGCCTGTTATCTTGATATTGCCTGTAACAATATATGGACGTTCATAAAGGAGACTTTTACTAATCCACAATAACGACACTAATTGTGTCAGCATACCTTTCGATATGCTCCCATTATAGACCCGTACAATCGGAGATTCGTCTGCACATTCAAAGCTCGTATTGCATTATTGTACATTCTAACCATAAGTGTTTTATAGACTCCCGGCCTATAGGCTACACCATCCACCTCTGGACAGCTTTCGTATCTTTTCGATTTACGGTAGCTCTCAGCCGACTTCTTCGAACTTCATACGATTTGGTTCTTGCTAACTTCGTCGCATGTCGAAGGTTTAGAGAAAGCCCTTCAAGGCGTTACCCTATCATTTGACTTTTCAGAATGACAGTTCACTGTTGAACTGTTGTTCGACAGTGCCTAAGCTTTTCACTTAGGAACGTGTCGTACCTCCCCATGGATCAATAATAAGAGAGTGACCAGCAAACACATTATTCGGATCTTGCCCAGCTCTATTACACGCAACAACATAACATTGATTTTCAACTGCTCTCGCTTGAAGAAGTAAACGCCAATGTGCTAAACGCACAAGCGGCCATTCTGCTACAACGAATAATACATTTGTTCCTCTTGCGGTATGAACACGCATCCATTCTGGAAAACGAATATCATAACAAATTACACCTGCACACTGCACACCATCAAGTGTAAACTCTCCCGTTCCATCACCAGCTATTAAATAGTTGGGCTCATCCATCAATTGAAACAAATGCACTTTACTATACTCATGTTGCAGTTGCCCCTCACGATTGACTGTATACATTGTATTGGTAATACCTTGATCAGTCTGTTTCGCAATGGAGCCACCAACAATATTTACACCATATTGCTTCGCCCATTCTGAAAGAAGTTGTTTTGTTTGCACTCCGGCTTGATCAGCAATTTCGGTAAGTCTTTGTAAATCATATCCCGTTGTCCAAAGTTCCGGTAATACAATCACATCTGGATTTTCTTTCATCGCTTCTTCTATTTTCTTCTTTGCATTTTTAATATTTTTTTCCACAGAACCAAAAGCAATGTCCATTTGAACACAAGCTACTTTCATTTTGTCCGCCCCATTCTCTTTTATTTTTTTCTTTACAAAAAGTTGGAAAGGTTATATCATTTGTCACTAGAATTGTAACAACTTTCAAAAGAGGTGGAAAGTATGAAACATTTTCAACCTTCCGAGATTGTAACATCATTACCAACACAATTTTTTGCTTCACTCGTTGCTAAAGTAAATAAAGTGGTGCAAGCAGGACACGATGTTATTAATCTAGGACAAGGAAATCCAGATCAACCAACACCGCAACATATCGTAACAGCTTTGCAACATGCGGCAGAAAAAGCAATTCATCATAAATATCCACCATTTCGTGGACATGAAAGCTTAAAAGAGGCTGTCGCTACGTTCTATAAACGCGAATATGGTGTGGAAGTAAACCCAAAAACAGAAGTAGCTATTTTATTTGGTGGTAAAGCAGGACTCGTCGAATTACCACTTTGTTTCACAAATCCTGGAGATACGATTCTCGTGCCTGATCCCGGATACCCTGACTATTTATCAGGCGTCGCTTTAGCGAAAGCACAATTTGAAACCATGCCATTATTAGCAGAAAATGATTTTTTACCAGACTATACAAAAATCGACCACAACACTGCTGATAGAGCAAAATTAATGTTTTTAAATTATCCAAACAACCCGACTGGTGTTACTGCATCAAAAGAATTTTTTGAAGAAACGATTTCTTTTGCAAATGAGCATGATATTTTAGTTGTACATGACTTTGCTTACGGAGCAATTGGTTTTGACGGTAAAAAACCAACGAGTTTCCTACAAGCAAAAGGTGCGAAGGATGTTGGGATCGAGATTTATACATTATCAAAAACATTTAATATGGCTGGCTGGCGTATCGCTTTTGCCATCGGTAACGAAAGTGTAATTGAAACTATTAATTTACTACAAGACCATATGTATGTCAGTATTTTCGGTGCGGTGCAAGAAGCAGCTTGTGAAGCACTATTAAGCTCGCAAACTTGCGTGAATGAACTGGTAGAACGCTATGAATCACGAAGAAATGCACTCATTACAGCTTGCCGCTCTATTGGCTGGAATGTTGTCGCACCAAATGGATCGTTTTTTGTATGGCTTCCCGTTCCTGATGGATTTACATCGGCACAATTTGCTGACTTATTGTTAGAAAAGGCACACGTAGCAGTTGCTCCTGGCATTGGATTTGGTGAATATGGAGAAGGCTATGTACGCGTTGGATTATTACATACAGAAGAGCGGCTGCAAGAAGCTGTCCAACGCATCCAAAAATTAAAAATTTTTAAAAACCCATTGACAAATTAAATGCGATGTGAAAAAATTCAGATATCGAAAAAATTTAAACATTTCTAAATACTTCTTATCAAGAGCAGGTGGAGGGACGAGCCCGACGAAACCCGGCAACCGATCTACAATTGTAGACACGGTGCTAATTCTCGCAGCATTATGCTGACAGATAAGGAGCTGGTTGTAAAAAAACCTCTCCTTAGCTGAGAGGTTTTTTTATTTAACTAGGAGGTTATGAAAATGAGCGGAATAACAGCAACATATTTAATCCATGATGATTCTCACAATTTAATGCAAAAAGCAGAGCAAATTGCACTCGGTTTAACGATTGGTTCATGGACAC
This region includes:
- the ltrA gene encoding group II intron reverse transcriptase/maturase is translated as MLKKTKLRHNEYYDMQSQYDELYSQSLNGNNFYKLMDIIGSEENIRLAYRNIKTNKGSKTAGVDGLTIKDIWHLNDSQIIKQVRSRLQRYRPNAVRRVNIPKEGSNKTRPLGIPTIWDRLVQQSILQVLEPICEAKFYNHSYGFRPSRSTHHALSRMVSLMNIYRNHYCVDIDIKGFFDNVNHGKLLKQMWTLGIRDKSLLCVISKILKSEIHGEGIPTKGTPQGGIISPLLSNIVLNELDWWICNQWENFTPKNAKLSPGWLVWARKNRNLKGGHIVRYADDFKIMCKSYTDAKKFYYATVDFLKKRLGLDVNTEKSKVVNLKKNSSIFLGFKVKLVQQKQSRHGYVAKTSMTDKAIQKTKRILRDKIKEIQRNPTAEAVIRYNTTLIGIQNYYKYATKIYIDLTEICYTLLKSIKNRLRENSKKICFSETPKNFQKRAKGILPNTKIYSVCNIPLLPITGMHHKNPWNFSQSICNYTVKGRSKIHENLKAIPRDVLKQVMTTYSKNRSIEYNDNRISKYVAQYGKCYVIGDVIGIDRVHCHHVVPLNKGGTDTYSNLVIVDSFVHKLIHMTDIVKIKHVLLSLNFNEKSLNKLNKLRTKSENEPITI
- a CDS encoding pyridoxal phosphate-dependent aminotransferase — protein: MKHFQPSEIVTSLPTQFFASLVAKVNKVVQAGHDVINLGQGNPDQPTPQHIVTALQHAAEKAIHHKYPPFRGHESLKEAVATFYKREYGVEVNPKTEVAILFGGKAGLVELPLCFTNPGDTILVPDPGYPDYLSGVALAKAQFETMPLLAENDFLPDYTKIDHNTADRAKLMFLNYPNNPTGVTASKEFFEETISFANEHDILVVHDFAYGAIGFDGKKPTSFLQAKGAKDVGIEIYTLSKTFNMAGWRIAFAIGNESVIETINLLQDHMYVSIFGAVQEAACEALLSSQTCVNELVERYESRRNALITACRSIGWNVVAPNGSFFVWLPVPDGFTSAQFADLLLEKAHVAVAPGIGFGEYGEGYVRVGLLHTEERLQEAVQRIQKLKIFKNPLTN